A single window of Rana temporaria chromosome 1, aRanTem1.1, whole genome shotgun sequence DNA harbors:
- the LOC120924885 gene encoding uncharacterized protein LOC120924885, with protein MMTSIIVIQFGLFFFVPCFLATADIVQLDVLPNHQIFELGEDVHFTCCSADSMNSKVFEFYKEGLKIHSTEQSTNCTNFEIKIKTKQDAGSFQCLYQELENGTYIESNMSRSITINVAETPEAPSIRLTPSYTVYTKEESFTLTCSPPIGKSAKGIQIYQEKKKIHEGDPLHSDYKISASSENASGKYTCKYWEEINGRNISSSESDYVTVSVTETPQAPSIRLTPSYTVYTKEESFTLTCSPPIGKSAKGIQIYQEKKKIHEGDSLHIDYKISASLENASGKYACKYWEEINGRNISSSQSDYVIVSVTGGKILTQLELNKVCF; from the exons GGCTGTTTTTCTTTGTCCCATGCTTCTTGGCGAcag CTGATATTGTTCAACTTGATGTATTACCAAACCATCAAATATTTGAGCTGGGAGAAGATGTACATTTTACTTGTTGCAGTGCTGATTCGATGAATAGCAAAGTATTTGAGTTCTACAAGGAAGGGTTAAAAATACATTCAACTGAACAGAGTACAAATTGTACCAACTTTGAGATTAAAATCAAGACAAAGCAAGATGCTGGCTCATTCCAGTGTCTATACCAGGAACTTGAAAATGGAACTTATATAGAGTCAAATATGAGCAGGTCTATCACTATTAATGTGGCAG AGACCCCAGAGGCACCCTCTATTAGACTGACACCTTCATATACTGTGTATACTAAAGAGGAATCTTTTACTTTGACCTGCTCACCACCAATTGGTAAATCAGCAAAAGGAATACAGATTtaccaggaaaaaaagaaaattcatgaAGGGGATCCATTGCACAGTGATTATAAAATATCTGCATCCTCGGAAAATGCTTCTGGGAAATATACATGTAAATATTGGGAGGAAATAAATGGACGGAACATCAGCTCATCAGAAAGTGACTATGTGACAGTCAGTGTAACAG AGACTCCACAAGCACCCTCTATTAGACTGACACCTTCATACACTGTGTATACTAAAGAAGAATCTTTTACTTTGACCTGCTCACCACCAATTGGTAAATCAGCAAAAGGAATACAGATTtaccaggaaaaaaagaaaattcatgaAGGGGATTCATTGCACATTGATTATAAAATATCTGCGTCCTTGGAAAATGCTTCTGGAAAATATGCATGTAAATATTGGGAGGAAATAAATGGACGGAACATCAGCTCATCACAGAGTGACTATGTGATAGTCAGTGTAACAGGTGGGAAAATATTAACACAACTTGAATTAAACAAGGTTTGTTTTTAA
- the LOC120909364 gene encoding uncharacterized protein LOC120909364 gives MAPAAPLRIETPQAPSIRLTPSYTVYTKEESFNLTCSPPIGKPAKGIQIYQENKKIHEGDPLHSDYTISASSENASGKYTCKYWVEINGRNISSSESDYVTVIVTVCYKILQTGTLIKLYVIFNLIVEIPQAPSIRLTPSYTVYTKEESFTLTCSPPIGKSAKGIQIYQEKEKIHEGDPLHSDYTISVSLENVSGKYTCKYWVEIHGRNISSSQSDYVTVSVTEIPQAPSIRLTPSYTVYTKEESFTLSCSPPIGISAKRIQIYQEKEKIHEGDPLHSDYTISASLENASGKYACKYWVEINGRNINSSQSDYVTVIVTDTPLAPSLSLIPMHPVYIRGEFIKLTCTTPFGSTANRIDFYKDKQKIEPQHNGTMNISTADITDSAKYSCQYNKNILGRNIHSIPSDEATIKAVGKELRYSNGVLRKYNMGLSAMVQFKGNV, from the exons atggcGCCCGCAGCCCCTCTTCGCATCG AGACCCCACAAGCACCCTCTATTAGACTGACACCTTCATACACTGTGTATACTAAAGAAGAATCTTTTAATTTGACCTGCTCACCACCAATTGGTAAACCAGCAAAAGGAATACAGATTTACCAGGAAAACAAGAAAATTCATGAAGGGGATCCATTGCACAGTGATTATACAATATCTGCATCCTCTGAAAATGCTTCTGGGAAATATACATGTAAATATTGGGTGGAAATTAATGGACGGAACATCAGCTCATCAGAGAGTGACTATGTGACAGTCATTGTAACAG TTtgctataaaattttgcaaacaggaacTTTAATAAAATTGTATGTAATCTTTAACCTTATTGTAGAGATCCCACAAGCACCCTCTATTAGACTGACACCTTCATACACTGTGTATACTAAAGAGGAATCTTTTACTTTGACCTGCTCACCACCAATTGGTAAATCAGCAAAAGGAATACAGATTTACCAGGAAAAGGAGAAAATTCATGAAGGGGATCCATTGCACAGTGATTATACAATATCTGTGTCCTTGGAAAATGTTTCTGGGAAATATACATGTAAATATTGGGTGGAAATTCATGGACGGAACATCAGCTCATCACAGAGTGACTATGTGACAGTCAGTGTAACAG AGATCCCACAGGCACCCTCTATTAGACTGACACCTTCATACACTGTGTATACTAAAGAGGAATCTTTTACTTTGAGCTGCTCACCACCAATTGGTATATCAGCAAAAAGAATACAGATTTACCAGGAAAAGGAGAAAATTCATGAAGGGGATCCATTGCACAGTGATTATACAATATCTGCGTCCTTGGAAAATGCTtctgggaaatatgcatgtaaatATTGGGTGGAAATAAATGGACGGAACATCAACTCATCACAGAGTGACTATGTGACAGTCATTGTAACAG ATACACCTCTGGCTCCTTCACTTTCTTTAATTCCGATGCATCCAGTTTACATCAGAGGAGAATTTATCAAACTCACTTGTACTACACCTTTTGGCTCCACAGCTAATAGGATTGACTTTTacaaagacaaacaaaaaattgAACCGCAGCATAATGGCACAATGAATATATCTACAGCTGACATCACTGATTCTGCTAAATACTCATGTCAGTACAATAAAAACATTCTCGGAAGAAATATTCATTCAATTCCTAGTGATGAAGCCACAATTAAAGCAGTAGGTAAGGAGCTTAGGTATAGTAATGGTGTATTAAGGAAATACAACATGGGGCTTAGTGCTATGGTTCAGTTTAAGGGGAATGTATAA